A window from Theobroma cacao cultivar B97-61/B2 chromosome 3, Criollo_cocoa_genome_V2, whole genome shotgun sequence encodes these proteins:
- the LOC18604777 gene encoding uncharacterized protein LOC18604777 isoform X1, translating into MEPFFSAILRKQNWFQRQFSSQNSQSNHPIEGAHEAAVAAAAFAIQSLQEAKATKLKTKSRKDNGRNAMLHSKGTTSQFSYKKTKIAVDNSKKKPMEQKTKEFEGVYSAAKPSSKSAVIPIAPGDNAEWYDKLKSVVACGSVKMLRAKD; encoded by the exons ATGGAACCGTTTTTCTCTGCtattttaagaaaacaaaactgGTTCCAGAGGCAGTTTTCAAGTCAAAACAGTCAAAGTAATCATCCCATAGAAGGTGCACATGAAGCTGCAGTTGCAGCGGCTGCATTTGCGATTCAGTCACTTCAGGAAGCTAAAGCAACCAAGCTTAAGACTAAGAGCAGAAAAGACAACGGCAGAAATGCTATGCTTCATTCTAAAGGAACAACCAGCCAATTCTCatacaagaaaacaaaaattgcaG TTGACAATTCCAAGAAAAAGCCAATGGAACAAAAAACTAAGGAATTCGAGGGAGTTTATTCAGCTGCCAAGCCAAGCTCTAAATCTGCTGTAATACCAATAGCACCAGGAGATAATGCTGAATG GTATGACAAGCTGAAATCAGTTGTTGCTTGCGGAAGTGTCAAGATGCTGAGAGCCAAGgattaa
- the LOC18604775 gene encoding transcription factor PIF7: MNQCVVPNWNLKHQRQEQVEEEGNRSSHVLNSSNAYLVPMSNYEVAELTWENGQLAMHGLSGLLPTAPPTKPTWGRSNDTLESIVHQATCHKQKQNFNLLQHDQTRSNRSSIAASSVGNWAESSSRLPVAAAAALLKKRARSDSDQCRKNLSGGIQEDRADRSACASASAAFCRDNDATMMTWASHESPQSMKTKTADEDSSYHDGSENQDEDRETRGETGRSHSTRRSRAAAIHNLSERRRRDRINQKMRTLQKLVPNASKTDKASMLDEVIEYLKQLQTQVQMMSMRSMPQMMVPLGMQQHLQMSLLARMGMGMLDINSMARFPSQSLPPLMHPSPVTVPPTFLPPFVAPPMIPTREAAQANSDAISNASVPLPDPYCALLAQTVNMDLYSKMAALYRPQINQTTQTASSPSRSNNVQED; encoded by the exons atgaatcAGTGTGTAGTACCAAATTGGAATCTAAAGCACCAAAGACAGGAACAAGTCGAAGAAGAAGGCAACAGATCTTCTCACGTGCTCAACTCCAGTAATGCTTACCTTGTCCCCAT GTCTAACTATGAAGTTGCAGAGCTAACATGGGAAAATGGCCAGCTAGCCATGCATGGCCTCAGTGGGCTCCTTCCTACTGCGCCCCCGACAAAGCCAACGTGGGGTAGATCCAATGACACCCTAGAGTCCATAGTCCATCAAGCCACATGCcacaaacaaaaacaaaatttcaacttACTTCAACACGACCAGACCCGGTCAAACAGAAGTTCCATTGCTGCATCATCCGTGGGAAACTGGGCTGAGAGCTCTTCTCGATTGCCAGTGGCAGCAGCAGCTGCACTCTTAAAGAAACGGGCACGGTCGGATTCTGATCAATGCAGGAAAAATCTAAGTGGCGGTATTCAAGAAGATAGAGCAGACCGCAGTGCATGTGCGAGTGCTAGTGCTGCATTTTGCAGGGATAACGATGCAACTATGATGACTTGGGCTTCACATGAATCTCCTCAGAGCATGAAGACTAAAACCGCCGATGAGGACTCTTCTTACCATGATGGATCG GAAAACCAAGATGAAGATAGGGAGACCAGAGGAGAAACAGGTCGCTCCCACTCTACGAGACGAAGTAGAGCTGCAGCTATCCATAATCTGTCTGAAAGG AGACGAAGAGATAGAATTAATCAAAAGATGAGGACTCTTCAGAAGCTGGTGCCAAATGCAAGTAAG ACAGATAAAGCTTCAATGCTTGATGAAGTGATTGAATACTTAAAACAACTCCAAACACAAGTCCAGATGATGAGTATGAGAAGCATGCCTCAGATGATGGTGCCTCTAGGAATGCAGCAGCATCTTCAAATGTCTCTTTTAGCTCGGATGGGCATGGGAATGCTGGACATCAACTCCATGGCTCGGTTTCCTTCCCAATCTCTTCCTCCTCTCATGCATCCTTCACCAGTCACTGTTCCTCCCACATTTCTTCCTCCCTTTGTGGCACCGCCTATGATTCCAACACGCGAGGCAGCTCAAGCAAATTCAGATGCTATCTCTAATGCCTCAGTTCCTTTGCCTGATCCTTATTGCGCTCTCCTAGCTCAA ACCGTCAATATGGACCTTTACAGCAAGATGGCAGCACTCTACAGGCCACAAATTAATCAAACAACACAGACAGCAAGCAGTCCATCGCGGTCAAACAACGTACAAGAGGATTAA
- the LOC18604777 gene encoding uncharacterized protein LOC18604777 isoform X2, which yields MENQIKESRKQNWFQRQFSSQNSQSNHPIEGAHEAAVAAAAFAIQSLQEAKATKLKTKSRKDNGRNAMLHSKGTTSQFSYKKTKIAVDNSKKKPMEQKTKEFEGVYSAAKPSSKSAVIPIAPGDNAEWYDKLKSVVACGSVKMLRAKD from the exons ATGGAAAACCAAATTAAGGAAAGCAG aaaacaaaactgGTTCCAGAGGCAGTTTTCAAGTCAAAACAGTCAAAGTAATCATCCCATAGAAGGTGCACATGAAGCTGCAGTTGCAGCGGCTGCATTTGCGATTCAGTCACTTCAGGAAGCTAAAGCAACCAAGCTTAAGACTAAGAGCAGAAAAGACAACGGCAGAAATGCTATGCTTCATTCTAAAGGAACAACCAGCCAATTCTCatacaagaaaacaaaaattgcaG TTGACAATTCCAAGAAAAAGCCAATGGAACAAAAAACTAAGGAATTCGAGGGAGTTTATTCAGCTGCCAAGCCAAGCTCTAAATCTGCTGTAATACCAATAGCACCAGGAGATAATGCTGAATG GTATGACAAGCTGAAATCAGTTGTTGCTTGCGGAAGTGTCAAGATGCTGAGAGCCAAGgattaa